One part of the Hydrogenobacter sp. T-2 genome encodes these proteins:
- a CDS encoding type II toxin-antitoxin system HicB family antitoxin: MKLPVVIERDEDGFYVVECPLLRGCYTQGRTLEEALQRLKEVINLCLEEAENFEIAKDYNPEELIFSVMESG; the protein is encoded by the coding sequence ATGAAACTGCCAGTGGTAATAGAAAGGGATGAGGATGGCTTTTATGTGGTAGAGTGTCCACTGCTTAGGGGATGCTACACACAAGGTAGAACTTTGGAGGAGGCGCTTCAAAGACTTAAGGAGGTCATAAACTTGTGCCTTGAGGAGGCAGAAAATTTTGAGATAGCCAAGGATTACAACCCAGAAGAGTTAATTTTCAGTGTAATGGAAAGTGGGTAG
- a CDS encoding ATP synthase F0 subunit B, which translates to MDIQQAMYPNITLFIQAILFLVFTAIIRSILVKPYSQVIEERERLVEENTQEAIRLREEAQRYIQEAQSILEKGRRESNQILEQARKEAEKLRAEILSKVEQETQEEIAKAVEEIRKSLEEEKSKLDERVREIAELITSKVLEEAA; encoded by the coding sequence ATGGATATACAGCAAGCCATGTATCCTAACATAACCCTCTTTATTCAGGCAATTCTTTTCCTTGTGTTTACTGCCATAATAAGGAGCATTCTTGTAAAGCCTTACTCTCAGGTAATAGAGGAAAGGGAAAGACTTGTTGAAGAAAACACACAAGAGGCAATAAGACTTAGGGAAGAAGCTCAGCGGTATATCCAAGAAGCTCAAAGCATCTTAGAAAAGGGAAGAAGGGAATCAAACCAGATACTGGAGCAGGCAAGAAAAGAGGCGGAAAAGCTAAGGGCAGAGATACTCTCAAAGGTGGAGCAAGAAACCCAAGAGGAAATAGCCAAAGCGGTAGAAGAGATAAGAAAAAGCCTTGAGGAAGAAAAGAGCAAACTTGATGAGAGGGTAAGGGAAATAGCAGAGCTAATAACAAGCAAAGTCTTGGAGGAGGCGGCATGA
- a CDS encoding F0F1 ATP synthase subunit B family protein has protein sequence MSEGHHTLELIWKGLNILAFLGIVYYFGKKPISEAFNRYFHGLTEKLIGSEEELSEAQEELKRAKESLQDAQRRYEEQLKISQQTAQSIKEEEQKKAQEIANRIREKAREVIDIELKKAKEELLRYGAERAYQLSAELLKERFKDEKVQTAYIEKSLKNLEAKR, from the coding sequence ATGAGCGAAGGACACCACACCCTTGAGCTAATATGGAAAGGTCTGAATATTCTGGCTTTTCTTGGTATAGTCTACTACTTTGGGAAAAAACCTATCTCCGAAGCCTTCAATAGATACTTTCATGGTTTGACGGAAAAGCTCATAGGCTCTGAAGAGGAGCTTTCAGAAGCTCAAGAAGAGCTAAAGAGAGCAAAGGAAAGCCTTCAGGATGCGCAGAGAAGATATGAAGAACAGCTTAAAATTTCCCAGCAGACCGCACAGAGCATAAAGGAAGAGGAGCAAAAAAAAGCACAAGAAATAGCCAACAGGATAAGGGAAAAGGCAAGGGAAGTGATAGACATAGAGCTAAAGAAGGCAAAGGAAGAGCTACTTCGCTACGGTGCGGAAAGGGCTTATCAGCTCTCTGCGGAGCTTCTAAAGGAAAGGTTTAAGGACGAAAAGGTGCAGACCGCATACATAGAGAAGTCTCTTAAAAATCTGGAGGCGAAAAGATGA
- a CDS encoding F0F1 ATP synthase subunit delta, which produces MKARPEIIRKVAKLLLEKTQKERQELIKVSQLLELLYRLYKSEKDFRGFVLNPTIPKEKKLAFLKGLRERFGIGQSLDEVLEYILDINAIPSLGEVKRVYDHEVEKLLRLSKALLVLARRVEDQELERIKKVIRDYTGRDYEFEVVEDPELIGGFLLKTSSFVLDASVRRGLEGILRG; this is translated from the coding sequence ATGAAAGCACGGCCCGAGATAATAAGAAAAGTGGCAAAACTACTTTTGGAAAAGACACAGAAGGAGAGACAAGAACTCATAAAGGTATCACAGCTTTTGGAACTTCTATACAGACTCTACAAGTCAGAAAAGGATTTTAGGGGCTTTGTGCTAAACCCTACAATACCCAAAGAGAAAAAGCTCGCCTTTTTGAAAGGTCTTAGAGAAAGGTTTGGCATAGGGCAGAGCTTGGATGAAGTGCTTGAATACATACTGGACATAAACGCCATTCCCTCCCTCGGTGAGGTCAAAAGGGTCTACGACCACGAGGTGGAGAAACTCTTAAGGCTCAGCAAGGCATTGCTTGTTCTCGCAAGAAGGGTAGAAGACCAAGAGCTTGAGAGGATAAAAAAGGTAATAAGAGACTATACGGGTAGGGATTACGAGTTTGAGGTGGTAGAAGACCCAGAGCTTATAGGGGGCTTTCTTTTGAAGACTTCCAGCTTTGTGCTTGATGCTTCTGTAAGAAGAGGGCTTGAGGGCATCTTGAGAGGTTGA
- the ndk gene encoding nucleoside-diphosphate kinase — translation MERTLVIVKPDAFEKGATGKIIDRFISEGFKIRAIKLLRFTREQAEGFYAVHRERPFFGELVEFMTSGPVVAMVLEGEDAIRRVREIIGPTDSNEARKVAPNSIRALFGTDKGKNAVHASDSKESADYEIPFIFSQLEVV, via the coding sequence ATGGAGAGGACGCTGGTTATAGTCAAACCCGATGCCTTTGAGAAGGGTGCTACGGGCAAAATAATTGACCGTTTTATATCTGAGGGCTTTAAGATTAGGGCTATTAAGCTCCTTAGGTTTACCAGAGAGCAGGCGGAAGGCTTTTATGCGGTTCACAGAGAAAGACCCTTCTTTGGAGAACTGGTAGAGTTTATGACCTCAGGTCCTGTGGTTGCTATGGTCTTGGAAGGCGAAGATGCCATAAGAAGGGTCAGAGAGATAATAGGTCCTACAGACAGCAACGAGGCAAGAAAGGTAGCTCCTAACTCCATTAGGGCACTTTTTGGCACCGACAAGGGCAAAAACGCAGTGCACGCTTCGGACTCCAAAGAGTCTGCGGACTACGAAATACCCTTTATCTTTTCACAGCTTGAGGTAGTCTGA
- the hemH gene encoding ferrochelatase, producing MVGVVLFNMGGPDSLSAIRPFLYNLFSDHDIIRFPRPIQKPLAWLISRFRAKKTRHYYEIMGGKSPQREQTQAQAKALQEALGEDFKVVVALRYWHPLTEEALSELLSYPVERIVLLPLYPQYSRTTTGSSFNEFDRVFRRLTGSGKHFSLTTVEGQENPYFYPSTLPIHRINCYHNHPTYIRAMVENIKEHLPNWQEYFFLFTAHSLPVSIIKEGDPYQRQTEETVRLIMEHFPGVRYALGYQSKVGPTKWLEPFTDKLLEELINSGVKRIAVVPVSFTCEHSETLYELDYLYGNMARERGVDFVRIPTLKTHPAYIQALKELVIQTTSSCEKIKGIS from the coding sequence ATGGTTGGAGTAGTCCTTTTTAACATGGGAGGTCCAGACAGCCTATCTGCTATACGACCCTTTCTTTATAACCTCTTTTCTGACCACGACATAATAAGGTTTCCAAGACCTATTCAAAAACCTCTTGCTTGGCTCATTTCAAGGTTTAGGGCTAAGAAAACAAGGCACTATTACGAAATAATGGGTGGAAAATCTCCACAAAGGGAACAAACTCAGGCTCAGGCAAAAGCTCTGCAGGAAGCCCTTGGAGAAGACTTCAAGGTGGTGGTTGCCCTCCGCTACTGGCATCCCCTCACAGAGGAAGCTCTCAGCGAACTTTTGTCTTACCCCGTTGAGAGGATAGTGCTACTGCCCCTCTATCCTCAATACAGCAGGACCACCACAGGCTCTTCCTTTAATGAGTTTGACAGGGTTTTTAGAAGACTTACAGGCTCAGGAAAGCACTTTTCCCTAACTACCGTAGAGGGTCAAGAAAACCCATACTTTTATCCCTCTACTTTACCTATCCATAGAATAAACTGTTATCACAACCATCCCACCTACATAAGAGCTATGGTAGAGAACATAAAGGAACATCTACCAAACTGGCAGGAATACTTCTTTCTCTTTACTGCCCATAGCCTTCCAGTTAGTATCATAAAGGAAGGAGACCCATACCAAAGGCAAACGGAAGAGACAGTAAGGCTTATTATGGAACACTTTCCGGGTGTAAGGTATGCTCTTGGCTATCAAAGCAAGGTGGGACCCACCAAGTGGCTTGAACCCTTTACAGATAAACTCTTAGAAGAACTTATTAACTCAGGCGTAAAGAGGATAGCGGTTGTTCCAGTATCCTTTACCTGCGAACACTCAGAAACCTTGTATGAGCTTGACTATCTTTATGGAAACATGGCAAGGGAAAGGGGTGTGGACTTTGTTAGAATCCCAACTCTCAAGACACACCCCGCGTATATACAAGCCTTAAAAGAGCTTGTGATTCAGACTACCTCAAGCTGTGAAAAGATAAAGGGTATTTCGTAG
- the hisA gene encoding 1-(5-phosphoribosyl)-5-[(5-phosphoribosylamino)methylideneamino]imidazole-4-carboxamide isomerase, with protein sequence MKNFIIPAIDLKEGKVVRLFKGDFEKTKVYSSSPEDMAKLFEELGFKRLHVVDLDGSLEGMPLNLPSIRLIRKAFSGSIEVGGGIRSVETCKVLHEEGIEFFVVGTLAVREPRTFERMVELFPERVILAVDSKGGKVAVGGWKEESSTSPQELALKYENIPIWGYLYTNIDRDGTLEGVDTKPYVEFKGYTKKPVLASGGVASLEDVKKLMGIVEGVVVGKAIYEGRINLRELL encoded by the coding sequence ATGAAAAACTTTATAATACCCGCCATTGACCTAAAGGAAGGTAAAGTAGTAAGGCTCTTTAAAGGTGATTTTGAAAAGACAAAGGTCTATTCAAGCTCTCCCGAGGATATGGCAAAGCTCTTTGAGGAGCTCGGTTTTAAAAGACTTCATGTGGTGGACCTTGATGGAAGTCTTGAGGGTATGCCACTGAACCTCCCTTCCATTAGACTTATAAGGAAAGCCTTTTCTGGCTCTATTGAGGTTGGCGGTGGTATAAGAAGCGTGGAAACCTGTAAGGTCTTGCACGAGGAAGGAATAGAGTTTTTTGTGGTTGGCACTTTGGCAGTAAGAGAGCCAAGAACCTTTGAAAGGATGGTGGAGCTTTTTCCAGAAAGGGTTATATTGGCTGTGGATTCAAAGGGTGGAAAGGTGGCGGTAGGTGGTTGGAAGGAGGAGAGCTCTACAAGCCCGCAGGAGCTGGCTCTAAAATACGAAAACATACCCATATGGGGTTATCTTTACACCAACATAGACAGGGATGGCACCCTTGAGGGTGTGGATACAAAACCTTATGTGGAGTTTAAAGGCTATACAAAAAAACCCGTGCTTGCCTCTGGAGGTGTGGCAAGTCTTGAGGACGTAAAAAAGCTCATGGGTATAGTGGAAGGAGTGGTGGTTGGAAAGGCAATATATGAGGGCAGAATAAACCTAAGAGAGCTGTTATGA
- a CDS encoding EAL domain-containing protein — protein sequence MVRKNLSCLELYRQTLVSNIACLLEYMQKLFYLYERKGESLSVLLLDVDNMKHINKGSGYAYGNEVLLKISEVISNSIRKSDIAGKYKGSSFLILLPNSDAKGAEKVAKRIKSRIEVLDFNSKISVTIGIYSLVPTGQSVEAVLDLMEAHVAEVKSRGGGDMVLIQKELPKRAIDYQTLIEALKKKLVEPAFQPIYNLESGKIEGYEVLMRLVMEDGRVLPAGCFIEDLLKTSFISPFEEMVLQKAFSKFTAYGLEGKMYVNFPYNLVNFVAKGRLKLLDFYKEVTSYGIEPSRVVLELSEGKMTGSTEDLLELVKEARSYGFGIAVDDFGVEYSSVERLIKTKPDVVKLDGFFLREARSMLKWVVVGMKRLGFKVVVEQVENEEEFEFIKSLKVDMAQGFYLGRPQLL from the coding sequence GTGGTGAGGAAAAATCTAAGCTGTTTGGAGCTCTACAGACAAACTTTAGTGTCAAACATAGCTTGCCTCCTCGAGTACATGCAAAAGTTGTTCTACCTCTACGAAAGAAAGGGAGAAAGTCTTTCTGTGCTTCTTCTGGATGTGGATAACATGAAACATATAAACAAAGGCAGTGGATACGCATATGGGAATGAGGTTCTTTTGAAAATATCCGAAGTTATATCAAACAGTATAAGGAAGAGCGATATAGCAGGCAAATACAAAGGTAGCTCTTTCCTTATATTACTTCCAAACTCTGACGCAAAAGGAGCTGAAAAGGTTGCAAAAAGGATAAAAAGTAGAATAGAAGTCCTTGATTTTAACTCAAAGATAAGCGTTACTATTGGTATATACAGCCTTGTGCCTACAGGTCAAAGCGTGGAGGCTGTGCTTGACCTTATGGAAGCACACGTGGCGGAGGTTAAAAGTAGAGGCGGTGGCGATATGGTGCTTATTCAAAAGGAACTGCCAAAGAGAGCCATTGACTACCAGACCCTCATTGAAGCTCTTAAGAAAAAACTTGTAGAGCCTGCCTTTCAACCCATATATAACCTTGAGAGTGGAAAGATAGAAGGCTATGAAGTGCTTATGAGGCTTGTAATGGAGGATGGAAGAGTCCTGCCTGCTGGTTGTTTCATAGAAGACCTTTTAAAAACCTCCTTTATAAGTCCCTTTGAGGAAATGGTGCTTCAGAAGGCTTTTTCAAAGTTTACAGCCTATGGTCTTGAGGGTAAGATGTATGTAAATTTCCCTTACAACCTTGTTAACTTCGTAGCAAAGGGCAGGCTCAAGCTGTTAGACTTTTACAAGGAAGTAACCTCTTACGGAATTGAACCATCCAGAGTGGTGTTAGAGCTTTCTGAAGGTAAGATGACAGGAAGCACTGAAGACCTATTAGAACTTGTAAAGGAAGCGAGGAGCTATGGATTTGGAATTGCGGTGGATGACTTTGGCGTAGAATACTCTTCTGTAGAGAGGCTTATTAAAACAAAACCAGACGTGGTAAAACTTGATGGTTTTTTCTTGAGAGAGGCACGTTCTATGTTAAAATGGGTGGTTGTTGGGATGAAAAGGCTTGGCTTTAAGGTGGTTGTGGAACAGGTGGAAAATGAAGAGGAATTTGAGTTTATAAAAAGCCTCAAGGTGGATATGGCACAGGGCTTTTACTTAGGAAGACCTCAACTGTTATGA